From a single Gimesia fumaroli genomic region:
- a CDS encoding efflux RND transporter periplasmic adaptor subunit, with product MKTIVRVMIFVTLAGGIAGGSWYWKARQQDTNDDTLVLYGNVDIRQVELAINGSERVGRILVEEGDFVEQKQLLAELELERFELKVARAKAQIEIQQQVVARLEAGTRPEEIRQAEASLLSAKAEYDDAAATLKRILALREKKAVSLQEVDDAKSKCDSAAANAQLLQASLDLAKAGPRKEDIAEAKAVLKRMEIELAQAKHDLKDASLYAPSRGIIQERILEVGDMASPQKPVFTFAFVDPVWVRAYVSEPDLGKIHDGMKAVVITDSFPGKEYEAWVGFISPTAEFTPKPVETAELRTKLVYQVRVFVKNPKSELRLGMPATVKIKLISQSPN from the coding sequence ATGAAAACAATCGTACGCGTCATGATCTTCGTTACTCTTGCAGGTGGCATAGCCGGTGGATCTTGGTATTGGAAAGCACGGCAGCAGGACACTAACGACGACACACTCGTGCTGTACGGAAATGTTGATATTCGACAGGTGGAGTTGGCAATCAACGGTAGCGAGCGAGTCGGACGAATTCTTGTGGAAGAGGGTGATTTTGTCGAGCAGAAACAACTCCTGGCGGAATTGGAACTGGAACGATTTGAATTGAAAGTGGCACGAGCGAAAGCTCAGATCGAAATCCAACAACAGGTCGTAGCCCGACTCGAAGCAGGTACGCGACCAGAAGAAATTCGTCAGGCTGAAGCCTCGCTTTTATCAGCTAAGGCCGAATATGATGATGCAGCTGCAACGTTGAAGCGAATTCTGGCATTAAGGGAAAAGAAAGCCGTCTCACTACAGGAAGTCGATGATGCGAAGTCAAAGTGTGACTCAGCAGCGGCGAACGCCCAGCTTCTGCAGGCATCCCTCGATCTGGCAAAGGCCGGGCCTCGCAAAGAAGACATTGCTGAAGCCAAAGCAGTGCTCAAACGGATGGAAATAGAACTTGCACAGGCAAAGCATGATCTTAAAGATGCTTCACTCTATGCACCATCACGTGGAATTATACAAGAACGCATTCTGGAAGTCGGCGATATGGCTTCGCCACAAAAACCTGTCTTCACTTTTGCATTTGTTGATCCAGTGTGGGTGCGAGCATATGTATCTGAGCCGGACTTGGGAAAAATCCACGATGGGATGAAGGCTGTCGTTATCACAGATAGTTTTCCTGGAAAAGAATATGAAGCGTGGGTCGGGTTTATCTCACCAACGGCAGAGTTCACACCCAAGCCTGTCGAAACTGCTGAGCTGCGTACCAAGCTGGTATATCAAGTCCGCGTGTTCGTGAAGAATCCAAAAAGCGAACTCCGGCTTGGAATGCCAGCCACCGTCAAGATAAAACTTATCAGCCAGTCACCAAATTAG
- a CDS encoding ATP-binding cassette domain-containing protein — translation MDNITASNNLGTLGKNLSQQVVLFDNVSKSFPASHRNTQALNSVSLSVSRGMVTGLIGPDGAGKTTLMRMAAGLLFPDTGKITVLGMETTLDALSLQAHIGYMPQRFGLYEDLSVQENLDLYADLQGVPVKLRAARYDDLMHMTGLSPFMSRLAGRLSGGMKQKLGLACTLVHPPNLLLLDEPTVGVDPVSRRELWQIVQRFVQQEGTTVLLSTSYLDEAERCDKVIILDEGQLLGHGSPSEFSQPLAGQTFQARVPHQKNRDVQESLSKQPGVIDAVIQGDAVRVVLRSNADSSTDILLPDAPNATINSVPPRFEDGFIAMLRKRRAEEIENSVHSVSNLPPQSTIKYSMGTDHDIEVRDAQRRFGNFYAVKSVSFDVNRGEVFGLLGANGAGKTTMFRMLCGLLPASGGTLQVAGVDVRKTAAAARARIGYMSQKFSLYGTLSVADNLRFFSSAYGLTGQKRRERINWATSEFELGPVYNTTSGLLPLGYKQRLALACSLMHEPDILFLDEPTSGVDPLARREFWHRINDLANQGVTVMVTTHFMEEAEYCDRMAIMITGEILALGTPVEIKRSVQTEQAPEPTMEDAFIHLIDSHEEKS, via the coding sequence ATGGACAACATAACAGCGAGTAACAACTTGGGAACGCTAGGCAAGAATCTCAGTCAGCAAGTAGTGCTCTTCGATAACGTCAGTAAAAGTTTCCCAGCTTCCCATAGGAATACGCAGGCTCTCAACTCAGTGAGCTTGTCAGTTTCTCGAGGGATGGTGACTGGATTGATTGGTCCTGATGGAGCCGGAAAGACCACTCTCATGCGGATGGCCGCAGGATTGCTCTTTCCGGATACTGGCAAAATCACAGTGCTTGGAATGGAGACCACCCTCGATGCTTTGTCTCTCCAGGCCCACATCGGCTACATGCCGCAGCGGTTTGGTTTGTACGAAGATCTGTCTGTTCAAGAAAATCTCGATTTGTACGCCGACTTGCAAGGCGTACCCGTCAAGTTGCGAGCAGCGCGTTACGACGATTTGATGCATATGACAGGATTATCCCCATTCATGTCGCGGCTGGCGGGGCGCCTTTCCGGAGGCATGAAGCAGAAACTCGGGCTCGCCTGCACGCTGGTGCACCCACCAAATCTGCTGTTATTAGACGAACCAACGGTGGGAGTCGACCCTGTGTCTCGGCGTGAGTTATGGCAAATCGTCCAACGCTTCGTGCAACAGGAGGGCACTACCGTGCTGCTCAGCACGTCTTATCTTGATGAAGCCGAACGCTGCGACAAAGTCATTATTCTCGATGAGGGTCAGTTGTTGGGACACGGCTCACCATCGGAATTCAGTCAGCCTTTGGCCGGACAAACGTTCCAAGCGCGCGTTCCGCATCAGAAAAACCGTGACGTGCAGGAATCGCTCTCGAAGCAACCTGGTGTCATTGATGCCGTAATTCAAGGGGATGCCGTGCGGGTAGTGCTTCGGTCAAATGCAGATTCGTCAACCGATATACTTCTGCCCGATGCACCAAACGCAACGATTAACAGTGTTCCACCCCGTTTCGAAGATGGCTTCATTGCGATGCTCCGTAAACGCCGTGCCGAAGAGATCGAGAATTCCGTTCACTCTGTTTCCAATCTACCTCCGCAATCAACAATAAAATATAGCATGGGCACTGACCATGACATCGAAGTACGAGATGCGCAACGAAGATTTGGTAACTTTTATGCAGTGAAGAGTGTGTCGTTCGATGTAAACCGTGGCGAAGTCTTCGGTCTGCTCGGAGCGAACGGTGCCGGCAAGACAACGATGTTTCGAATGTTGTGCGGTCTGCTCCCAGCCAGTGGCGGAACATTGCAGGTGGCCGGGGTTGATGTTCGCAAGACAGCCGCAGCAGCGCGCGCTCGCATCGGCTATATGTCGCAGAAGTTCTCACTGTACGGAACATTGAGCGTGGCTGACAACCTGAGATTCTTTAGCAGTGCCTACGGACTGACAGGTCAAAAGCGGCGCGAACGCATTAACTGGGCGACCAGTGAATTCGAACTTGGTCCCGTATACAACACAACCAGCGGTCTATTACCACTCGGTTACAAACAACGTTTAGCATTAGCGTGCTCGCTGATGCACGAACCAGACATCCTGTTCCTTGACGAACCGACTTCTGGTGTCGACCCGTTGGCCCGTCGCGAATTCTGGCATCGCATCAATGATCTGGCAAATCAGGGAGTTACCGTGATGGTCACGACGCACTTTATGGAAGAAGCCGAATATTGTGACCGAATGGCTATCATGATTACCGGCGAGATCCTGGCTCTCGGCACTCCTGTTGAAATCAAACGTAGCGTACAAACAGAACAAGCACCGGAGCCAACAATGGAAGATGCGTTCATTCACCTGATTGATTCGCATGAGGAAAAATCATGA
- a CDS encoding HEAT repeat domain-containing protein encodes MTDEANQASSQSGSDNAQITEWIQLLGSTDSEERQTARRHLANTGEFAVPALITALGDSSEMLRWEAAKTLGEIRSPSAIPALIEMLTEDSEVKWVAGDALIALSETAVPPLLKALIHETGLIRDGACYVLHHLAGENDNLRETLRPVVEALKSLDSSLTVPVEAEKALSQLSEPGL; translated from the coding sequence ATGACAGACGAAGCTAATCAAGCATCATCACAATCTGGTTCCGATAATGCTCAAATTACTGAATGGATACAACTGCTTGGCAGTACAGACAGCGAGGAGCGACAAACTGCACGCCGTCATTTAGCCAATACTGGGGAATTTGCAGTTCCTGCGCTCATCACTGCCTTGGGCGACTCTTCCGAAATGCTCCGATGGGAAGCAGCGAAGACACTGGGTGAAATCCGATCCCCATCGGCGATACCTGCTCTTATAGAAATGCTGACTGAAGACTCTGAAGTTAAATGGGTGGCGGGTGACGCATTGATTGCGCTGAGTGAGACCGCGGTCCCACCGTTGCTGAAAGCATTAATCCACGAAACCGGATTGATCAGAGACGGCGCATGTTATGTTTTGCACCATTTAGCTGGCGAAAACGATAATCTTCGTGAGACACTGAGGCCTGTCGTTGAAGCCCTGAAGTCGCTGGATTCATCTCTTACGGTACCAGTGGAGGCTGAAAAAGCACTCTCGCAACTTTCAGAACCCGGATTATAA